One window from the genome of Phycisphaerales bacterium encodes:
- a CDS encoding UPF0175 family protein, with protein sequence MTLTIPDEVLQTSGLSERELLIEIACRLYDAEKLDKTPACRLCGLSRVEFEDELHKRKLPLYHLSVEDFEQDMKTVEAMRQSDKGRKAG encoded by the coding sequence ATGACCTTGACCATCCCCGACGAGGTTCTACAGACGAGCGGCCTCAGTGAGCGCGAACTGCTCATCGAGATCGCCTGCCGGCTGTATGATGCCGAGAAGCTTGACAAGACACCGGCGTGCCGCTTGTGCGGGCTCAGCCGCGTGGAGTTTGAGGACGAGCTTCACAAACGGAAGCTGCCCCTATACCACTTGTCGGTTGAAGACTTCGAACAGGACATGAAGACCGTCGAAGCGATGAGGCAGTCCGACAAAGGCCGGAAAGCCGGCTGA
- a CDS encoding ACP S-malonyltransferase: protein MTPGSIILCPGQGAQVVGMGKAWFEASEDARAVFAAADRQLGDRLGAPLSKLCFEGPAEVLNRTDVSQPALYTTGIACWRAMLASGDRPVAAAAGLSLGEYTALHVAGAISFEDGLELVTLRGRAMQDAAESPEAMAGGGGGMVALIGGTDEQAEQIAREARGSSGGGQVLVCANFNAPGQVVLSGHKQACERAVKVAEAIGVKSTLLQVAGAFHSPLMAGAAERLGQALAKTAIQAPRCTVVSNVTAQPHTPDAETIRRRLVEQLTSPVRWAQSCAWLAAQTTGAGAGGFSYVELAPGRTLMGLMRRIDKSIKVDTNDVPPVAA, encoded by the coding sequence ATGACACCAGGCTCCATCATTCTCTGCCCCGGCCAGGGCGCGCAGGTTGTCGGGATGGGCAAGGCGTGGTTCGAGGCGTCGGAGGACGCGCGGGCGGTGTTCGCGGCGGCGGACCGGCAGTTGGGCGATCGGCTGGGGGCGCCGCTGTCGAAGCTGTGCTTCGAGGGACCGGCGGAGGTCTTGAACCGCACCGACGTGAGCCAGCCGGCGCTGTACACGACGGGTATCGCGTGCTGGCGGGCGATGCTGGCGAGCGGCGACCGCCCCGTGGCCGCCGCAGCGGGGCTGTCGCTGGGCGAGTACACCGCCCTGCACGTCGCGGGCGCGATCTCCTTCGAGGATGGGCTGGAACTGGTCACCCTGCGCGGGCGGGCGATGCAGGACGCGGCCGAGTCGCCCGAGGCCATGGCCGGCGGGGGCGGCGGCATGGTGGCGCTCATCGGCGGGACCGACGAGCAGGCGGAGCAGATCGCCCGCGAGGCGCGGGGTTCGTCTGGTGGGGGGCAGGTGCTCGTGTGCGCGAACTTCAACGCCCCCGGGCAGGTGGTGCTGAGCGGGCACAAGCAGGCGTGCGAGCGGGCGGTGAAGGTGGCCGAGGCCATCGGCGTCAAGTCCACGCTGCTGCAGGTGGCCGGGGCGTTCCACTCGCCGCTGATGGCGGGCGCGGCGGAGCGGCTTGGGCAGGCACTCGCCAAGACGGCCATCCAAGCCCCCAGGTGCACGGTCGTCTCCAACGTCACCGCCCAGCCGCACACGCCCGACGCCGAGACCATCCGCCGCCGACTGGTGGAGCAGCTGACCAGCCCCGTCCGCTGGGCCCAGAGCTGCGCGTGGCTGGCCGCCCAGACCACGGGTGCGGGCGCGGGCGGTTTCAGCTATGTTGAGCTGGCCCCTGGACGTACACTCATGGGCCTGATGCGGCGAATCGACAAGAGCATCAAGGTGGACACCAACGACGTGCCGCCGGTGGCGGCCTAA
- a CDS encoding DUF3368 domain-containing protein gives MVVVSDTSPLRALQAVGLLHVLEPLYTRVLIPTAVARELVVPTQAVSALDIGSIPFLVVRSPERRLDLPMLGEGETEAISLAVEVSAYSIIVDDRRARQVAARMGLRTVGAAAILVAAKHRGLIDHVAPVLEELERKIQFRLSSDVRRTILLIAGELD, from the coding sequence ATGGTTGTTGTTTCCGACACGTCACCACTCCGGGCGTTGCAGGCGGTTGGTCTGCTCCATGTCCTTGAGCCGCTTTACACGCGCGTTCTCATTCCGACTGCGGTCGCTCGCGAGCTCGTCGTGCCCACTCAAGCAGTGAGTGCGCTCGACATCGGGAGCATTCCCTTCCTCGTGGTTCGCAGCCCGGAACGACGCTTGGATCTTCCCATGCTTGGCGAGGGTGAGACGGAAGCGATATCGCTCGCAGTGGAGGTCTCAGCCTATAGCATCATTGTCGATGACCGCCGGGCGCGGCAGGTTGCCGCGCGTATGGGACTGCGCACTGTTGGGGCCGCCGCGATTCTCGTAGCGGCTAAGCACCGAGGGCTGATCGATCATGTGGCGCCGGTCTTGGAAGAGCTTGAGCGCAAGATCCAGTTCCGCCTTTCTTCTGACGTACGACGCACGATCCTGCTGATCGCGGGCGAACTCGACTAA
- a CDS encoding RluA family pseudouridine synthase, which translates to MDDIARTSGLLLPGGKVDAEAIRRALEQAEQTGVDADDDAELRTVTFTLQRDLNKRLDKYLTDRITFMSRNQLQKLIGEGGVTVNGRVAKSSTNLRAGDEVEVVIPPPPSKDIVPENIPLDVMYEDEHLLVINKQPDIIVHPARSHLKGTMLSALAWHFQHGGTGLPTGAASPKLSSVGAEFARPGVVHRLDRHTSGCIVFAKQDEAHWKLGHQFEYRTVDKRYMAVVHGKVEPPIEVVELPIGPHPSREKGYREKYVVRHDELGKHAVTIYRVRERYVLENRTRTDGTVGDEWFSLVELELKTGRTHQIRVHLSELGYPIVGDDMYGGRPFVDPATGEPIIARQALHATILGFKHPITEQPMQFTAPLRGDIGRLVRTLHQHSGSRLERLAPPGATVDIAKVLPP; encoded by the coding sequence ATGGACGACATCGCCCGCACGTCCGGCCTCCTGCTCCCCGGCGGCAAGGTCGACGCCGAGGCGATCCGGCGCGCCCTCGAGCAGGCCGAGCAGACCGGCGTCGACGCCGATGACGACGCGGAGCTCCGCACCGTCACCTTCACGCTCCAGCGCGACCTCAACAAGCGGCTGGACAAGTACCTCACGGACCGCATCACCTTCATGTCGCGCAATCAGCTGCAGAAGCTGATCGGCGAGGGCGGCGTCACCGTCAACGGGCGGGTCGCGAAGTCCTCCACCAACCTCCGCGCGGGCGACGAGGTCGAGGTGGTGATCCCGCCGCCGCCCAGCAAGGACATCGTCCCCGAGAACATCCCGCTCGACGTGATGTACGAGGACGAGCACCTGCTGGTGATCAACAAGCAGCCCGACATCATCGTGCACCCGGCCCGCTCGCACCTCAAGGGCACGATGCTCTCCGCCCTCGCGTGGCACTTTCAACACGGTGGCACCGGTCTCCCGACCGGTGCTGCTTCGCCCAAACTGTCCAGCGTCGGGGCCGAGTTCGCCCGCCCCGGCGTCGTCCACCGCCTCGACCGCCACACCAGCGGCTGCATCGTCTTCGCCAAGCAGGACGAGGCCCACTGGAAGCTCGGCCACCAGTTTGAGTACCGCACGGTGGACAAGCGCTACATGGCCGTGGTGCACGGGAAGGTGGAGCCGCCCATCGAAGTCGTTGAGCTGCCCATCGGCCCGCACCCATCGCGCGAGAAGGGCTACCGCGAGAAGTACGTGGTGCGGCACGACGAGCTCGGCAAGCACGCCGTGACCATCTACCGCGTGCGCGAGCGGTACGTGCTCGAGAACCGCACGCGCACCGACGGCACCGTGGGCGACGAGTGGTTCAGCCTCGTCGAGCTCGAGCTCAAGACCGGGCGCACGCACCAGATCCGCGTGCACCTCTCCGAGCTCGGCTACCCGATCGTCGGCGACGACATGTACGGCGGGCGGCCCTTCGTCGACCCCGCGACCGGCGAGCCCATCATCGCCCGCCAGGCCCTGCACGCCACCATCCTGGGCTTCAAGCACCCGATCACCGAGCAGCCGATGCAGTTCACCGCCCCGCTCCGCGGCGACATCGGCCGCCTCGTGCGCACGCTCCACCAGCACTCGGGCTCACGCCTGGAGCGCCTCGCGCCCCCGGGCGCGACGGTGGACATCGCCAAGGTTCTCCCGCCCTGA
- the fabG gene encoding 3-oxoacyl-[acyl-carrier-protein] reductase, with the protein MTETQVTRVALVTGASRGIGRAIALRLAKDGRHVVLAARSEGPLNEVKSAIEAAGGKASVMVVDIADAKGFAAAVEKVAETHGRLDILVNNAGITKDGLALRMSDEDWDLVLDTNLKSAFVAIRAAARSMMKNRFGRIVNISSTSGVVGNAGQANYAAAKSGLLGLTKTIARELGSKGVTCNAVAPGFIETDMTHNLPPQVKEGVLNLMAVKRLGNGDDIAAAVAYLTSDEAGFITGQTVCVDGGMTMT; encoded by the coding sequence ATGACAGAGACACAAGTGACCCGCGTCGCCCTCGTGACCGGCGCCTCCCGCGGCATCGGCAGGGCCATCGCCCTGCGCCTGGCGAAGGACGGCCGGCACGTGGTGCTCGCGGCCCGCAGCGAGGGGCCGCTCAATGAGGTCAAGAGCGCGATCGAGGCCGCGGGCGGCAAGGCCTCGGTCATGGTCGTCGACATCGCTGACGCCAAGGGCTTCGCCGCCGCGGTCGAGAAGGTCGCGGAGACCCACGGGCGGCTTGACATCCTCGTCAACAACGCCGGTATCACCAAGGACGGTCTTGCCCTCCGCATGAGCGATGAGGACTGGGACCTGGTGCTGGACACGAACCTCAAGTCGGCGTTCGTGGCGATCCGGGCCGCGGCCCGCAGCATGATGAAGAACCGCTTCGGCCGCATCGTGAACATCTCGTCCACCAGCGGCGTCGTAGGGAACGCGGGCCAGGCGAACTACGCGGCCGCGAAGAGCGGGCTCCTGGGGCTGACCAAGACCATCGCCCGCGAGCTTGGCAGCAAGGGCGTCACGTGCAATGCCGTGGCCCCCGGTTTTATCGAGACCGACATGACCCACAACCTGCCCCCGCAGGTGAAGGAGGGCGTGCTGAACCTCATGGCGGTGAAGCGCCTGGGCAACGGCGACGACATCGCGGCGGCGGTGGCGTACCTCACGAGCGACGAGGCGGGGTTCATCACGGGGCAGACGGTGTGCGTGGATGGCGGGATGACGATGACGTGA
- the flgG gene encoding flagellar basal-body rod protein FlgG, protein MAINALQSAASGLTALNTALDVTANNLANVNTQGFKASRVNFQDLFYQEKAQPGAVNSNDDQRPTGLYVGLGVKVSGTQIDFTQGAAQSTGRPLDAMIEGAGFFQVTVEDSKASEGRGYTRAGNFALNADGEMVLANDQGRRLEPVITIPPNAIQGSISISSDGRVTYMTPGATEPSEAGQLQVATFVNPAGLRQIGENLYGATVASGPANVGVPAEEDRGTIVQGSLESSNVDPTRELIELIRVQRAFEMNSQSIKAADDTLRTVSQLRR, encoded by the coding sequence ATGGCAATCAACGCACTGCAGTCCGCGGCCTCGGGGTTGACGGCGCTCAACACCGCCCTCGACGTGACCGCGAACAACCTCGCGAACGTGAACACGCAGGGGTTCAAGGCCAGCCGCGTCAACTTCCAGGACCTGTTCTATCAGGAGAAGGCCCAGCCGGGCGCGGTGAACAGCAACGACGACCAGCGACCCACGGGGCTGTACGTGGGGCTGGGCGTCAAGGTCAGCGGCACGCAGATCGACTTCACCCAGGGCGCCGCCCAGAGCACGGGGCGGCCGCTGGACGCGATGATCGAGGGAGCCGGGTTCTTCCAGGTGACGGTCGAAGACTCCAAGGCCTCCGAAGGCCGAGGCTACACACGGGCGGGGAACTTCGCCCTCAACGCCGACGGCGAGATGGTGCTCGCCAACGACCAGGGGCGGCGGCTGGAGCCGGTGATCACGATCCCGCCTAACGCCATCCAAGGGTCGATTTCGATCAGCTCCGATGGGCGGGTGACGTACATGACGCCGGGCGCGACCGAGCCGAGCGAGGCCGGGCAGCTGCAGGTGGCGACGTTCGTGAACCCCGCGGGGCTGCGGCAGATCGGCGAAAACCTGTACGGCGCGACGGTCGCGAGCGGGCCGGCGAACGTGGGCGTGCCCGCGGAAGAGGACCGCGGCACCATCGTGCAGGGGTCGCTGGAATCGAGCAACGTGGACCCCACGCGCGAGCTGATCGAGCTGATCCGCGTGCAGCGGGCCTTTGAGATGAACAGCCAGAGCATCAAGGCCGCGGACGACACGCTTCGGACCGTGAGCCAGCTGAGGAGGTAA
- a CDS encoding CHASE domain-containing protein, which translates to MVVFAIGLACTLLATIALHRAVTARDQERFAFGAAQAREAITSRLETYAAMLRASAALYAASERVSRQEFQEFVGRLELARLYPGIQGIGFTARSPDGRRESVEALGRSEWAGVFEFRVWPPEPARDEYHAVLYLEPLDDRNRRAIGFDMYSQPARREAMERARDTGMPAMSGPVRLVQEVDEDNAQPGFLVYVPVYRNGTSPKTIEERRAALVGFVYSPFRATDLFTHLLASVGHTRTGVEVYDGVERTEGHLLYSEHSAPAPSGFTASETVTFAGRTWTIDHHALPGFEQAWGRGLVLPAFLAGTGISALLALIAGREARARAAADHAREQSRAATAELRQTLDTAAVGLVRVSRDLRYIAANPGYAEIAGLPVESIAGRAVREVVGDKGLAIIRPYIDRVLAGERVEYEADMPWVAAGNKRIHVVYTPWREPDGTISGWVASITDVTARAAAEHAMRISEARKTAVLETALDAVISMDADGKVVDFNPAAERIFGYRRDEVVGREMADLIIPPQFREAHRHGLRRHLAGGPSTVLGRRLEITAVRKNGEEFPVELSITRTAVGGIILFTGYIRDITERRRVEESLRSHQAYLSTALSVAQLGTFTWNLESDEFTLDERAREIFAVPPGPVAKQAMFARVHPDDLQRVIAATEDSRKRGVRLEIEYCLRLPDGSARVVLSMSSHVPPGNGQPERMVGVFAETTERRRADERLRQSEARFRSFFESLDQGFCLIESTQTSDGRPDYRFIEVNHVFEEQTGLTNVVGRSMRELRPAHEEHWFQLYHRIADTGVPERFVDEARALNRWYDVYAARVGGEGSRTVAVLFRDITNLRRSQARDRLLLALEDATRAIDDPHSITQAAARMLGQHLHANRCAYADVEGDQDTFNLTGDYNDGVGSIVGRYTFAQFGAECLRLMRANQPFVVQDSETDARCEEVRAAYRATDIRSVICVPLHKAGRFAAAMAVHQTSPREWRDDEVELVQTVAARCWESIERARVARDLRAGEERYRAFIANSSEGIWRLEIEPPLDTTLPIEQQLEHVYKHAHFAECNDVMARMYGLTSPEDLIGKNLEMMLPSSDPSARAYITHVLETGYRVVDIESQEKDANGRTVYFSNSMVGVRDPSDPTKLLRVWGTQRDITARRAAEEELARYRGRLEVMVQERTLQLESAARRLRDSERLASLGTLTAGLGHDLHNALLPMRVHVEELEEAARTDTKVRQSAAAIAAVLGYLSELSRGMRMLAMDPSQEGATAVTNPTVWQADAGRIFQSGVGRGVGVTTRADAGCPPLAIAPHRLTQAVFNLVQNAREAVHARHGESKDGRIDIHVRSRDKGAMVEVAVTDNGAGMTEEVRRRCMEPFFTTRTRAAGRSGSGTGMGLSIVAGIVTAAGGRVEIDSAPGQGSTFRLLIPAAAPMEGSDPAAARPLAQVELKDPRQAAYVSALLTTAGFDVRREHPTDASPSSLVVVEPATASPREVHALAHNGRRALVLNVPADDHNYESDRVLLHRRGQPLTGLREVVGGLTSAHGSE; encoded by the coding sequence ATGGTCGTATTCGCCATCGGGCTGGCCTGCACGCTGTTGGCCACGATCGCCCTCCACCGAGCGGTCACCGCGCGTGACCAGGAGCGCTTCGCCTTCGGCGCGGCCCAGGCCCGCGAGGCTATCACCTCGCGCCTCGAAACCTACGCCGCCATGCTCCGCGCCAGCGCCGCCCTCTACGCCGCGAGCGAGAGGGTCAGCCGACAGGAGTTCCAGGAGTTCGTCGGCCGCCTTGAGCTCGCCCGCCTGTACCCCGGCATCCAGGGCATCGGCTTCACCGCCCGCTCGCCCGATGGCCGGCGCGAGTCGGTGGAAGCGCTGGGGCGCTCGGAGTGGGCGGGTGTCTTCGAGTTCCGGGTGTGGCCGCCGGAGCCCGCCCGCGACGAGTACCACGCTGTCTTGTACCTGGAGCCGCTGGACGACCGCAACCGGCGTGCAATCGGCTTCGACATGTACAGCCAGCCTGCGCGGCGCGAGGCCATGGAGCGGGCTCGCGACACCGGCATGCCCGCCATGTCGGGGCCGGTCAGGCTGGTGCAGGAGGTCGACGAGGACAATGCCCAGCCGGGCTTCCTCGTGTACGTTCCGGTATACCGCAACGGCACCTCGCCAAAGACGATCGAGGAGCGGCGGGCCGCGCTGGTCGGTTTCGTCTACAGCCCCTTCCGCGCCACCGATCTCTTTACTCACCTGCTCGCGAGCGTCGGCCACACGCGCACCGGGGTGGAGGTGTATGACGGGGTGGAGCGGACCGAGGGTCACCTCCTCTACTCGGAGCACTCAGCCCCCGCACCCAGCGGCTTCACCGCCTCGGAGACCGTCACCTTTGCCGGACGGACCTGGACCATCGACCACCATGCGCTGCCGGGGTTCGAGCAGGCGTGGGGGCGCGGCCTGGTGCTCCCCGCGTTCCTCGCGGGCACCGGGATTTCCGCGCTCCTCGCGCTCATCGCCGGGCGCGAGGCCCGCGCCCGCGCCGCCGCGGACCACGCCCGTGAGCAGTCCCGCGCCGCCACCGCCGAGCTGCGCCAGACCCTCGACACCGCCGCCGTGGGCCTGGTGCGTGTCAGCCGCGACCTGCGGTACATCGCCGCCAACCCGGGCTACGCGGAAATCGCTGGGCTCCCCGTGGAATCGATCGCCGGGCGCGCCGTCCGCGAGGTTGTGGGCGACAAGGGCCTCGCGATCATCCGGCCCTACATCGACCGCGTGCTCGCGGGCGAGCGCGTGGAGTACGAGGCCGACATGCCGTGGGTGGCCGCGGGAAACAAGCGCATCCACGTCGTCTACACGCCCTGGCGCGAGCCCGACGGGACGATCAGCGGCTGGGTCGCCTCCATCACCGACGTCACTGCCCGCGCCGCGGCCGAGCACGCCATGCGCATCAGCGAAGCCCGCAAGACCGCCGTGCTCGAGACCGCGCTCGACGCGGTGATCTCCATGGACGCCGACGGCAAGGTCGTGGACTTCAACCCCGCGGCGGAGCGGATTTTCGGCTACAGGCGCGACGAGGTCGTTGGGCGCGAGATGGCCGACCTCATCATCCCGCCGCAGTTCCGCGAGGCCCACCGCCATGGGCTGCGGCGCCACCTTGCGGGCGGGCCCAGCACCGTGCTGGGCCGCCGCCTGGAGATCACCGCCGTTCGCAAGAACGGCGAGGAGTTCCCCGTCGAGCTCAGCATCACCCGCACCGCGGTCGGCGGGATCATCCTCTTTACCGGATACATCCGCGACATCACCGAGCGACGCCGCGTAGAGGAGTCGCTCCGCTCTCACCAGGCCTACCTCAGCACCGCCCTCTCGGTCGCGCAGCTGGGAACCTTCACCTGGAACCTCGAGTCCGACGAGTTCACGCTCGATGAGCGCGCTCGCGAGATCTTCGCCGTCCCGCCCGGCCCGGTCGCCAAGCAGGCCATGTTCGCGCGGGTCCACCCAGACGACCTGCAGCGTGTCATCGCCGCTACCGAGGACTCCCGCAAACGCGGCGTCCGCCTGGAGATCGAATACTGCCTCCGCCTCCCCGACGGCAGCGCGCGCGTTGTCCTGAGCATGAGCAGCCACGTCCCGCCCGGCAACGGCCAGCCCGAGCGGATGGTCGGCGTCTTCGCCGAGACCACCGAGCGGCGACGGGCCGACGAGCGCCTGCGCCAGAGCGAGGCCCGCTTCCGCAGCTTCTTCGAATCTCTCGATCAGGGCTTCTGCCTTATCGAATCGACGCAGACCTCCGACGGCCGCCCCGACTACCGCTTCATCGAAGTCAACCACGTTTTCGAGGAGCAGACAGGCCTCACCAACGTCGTGGGCAGGAGCATGCGTGAGCTCCGTCCCGCGCACGAAGAGCACTGGTTCCAGCTCTACCACCGCATCGCCGACACCGGCGTCCCCGAGCGATTTGTTGATGAAGCGCGCGCTCTCAACCGCTGGTACGACGTCTACGCGGCGCGAGTGGGGGGTGAGGGCAGCCGCACCGTCGCCGTCCTCTTCCGCGACATCACCAACCTCCGCCGGTCTCAGGCCCGCGACCGCCTGCTGCTGGCGCTGGAGGACGCCACCCGCGCCATCGACGACCCGCACTCCATCACCCAGGCCGCGGCCCGCATGCTGGGCCAGCACCTGCACGCCAACCGCTGCGCCTACGCCGACGTCGAGGGAGACCAGGACACCTTCAACCTCACCGGCGATTACAACGACGGCGTCGGCAGCATTGTCGGCCGCTACACCTTCGCCCAGTTCGGGGCCGAGTGCCTCCGTCTCATGCGGGCCAATCAGCCGTTCGTCGTGCAGGACTCCGAGACGGACGCCCGTTGCGAGGAGGTCCGCGCCGCCTACCGCGCCACCGACATCCGCTCGGTGATCTGCGTGCCGCTGCACAAGGCCGGCCGCTTCGCCGCTGCCATGGCCGTGCACCAGACCAGCCCGCGCGAGTGGCGCGACGACGAGGTCGAGCTGGTGCAGACCGTCGCCGCCCGCTGCTGGGAGTCCATCGAACGCGCCCGTGTCGCCCGCGACCTCCGCGCCGGCGAGGAGCGCTACCGCGCCTTCATCGCCAACAGCAGTGAGGGCATCTGGCGGCTGGAGATCGAGCCCCCGCTCGACACCACGCTCCCCATCGAGCAGCAGCTCGAGCACGTCTACAAGCACGCCCACTTCGCCGAGTGCAATGACGTGATGGCCCGCATGTACGGCCTCACCTCGCCCGAAGACCTCATCGGCAAGAACCTGGAGATGATGCTCCCCTCCAGCGACCCTTCCGCCCGCGCCTACATCACGCACGTGCTTGAAACGGGCTACCGCGTGGTCGACATCGAAAGCCAGGAGAAGGACGCCAACGGAAGGACTGTCTACTTCTCCAACAGCATGGTCGGCGTCAGGGATCCCTCCGACCCGACCAAGCTCCTGCGCGTGTGGGGCACGCAGCGCGACATCACCGCACGGCGGGCCGCCGAGGAAGAGCTCGCCCGCTACCGCGGCCGCCTGGAAGTCATGGTCCAGGAGCGCACGCTCCAGCTCGAGAGCGCGGCCCGGCGCCTGCGCGACAGCGAGCGCCTCGCCAGCCTGGGCACGCTCACCGCCGGCCTCGGCCACGACCTGCACAACGCACTGCTCCCCATGCGCGTGCACGTGGAGGAGCTCGAAGAAGCCGCCCGCACCGACACCAAGGTCCGCCAAAGCGCCGCGGCCATCGCGGCCGTGCTCGGCTACCTCTCCGAGCTCTCCCGCGGCATGCGCATGCTCGCGATGGACCCGTCTCAGGAGGGCGCCACGGCCGTCACCAACCCCACCGTCTGGCAGGCCGACGCCGGCCGCATCTTCCAGTCGGGCGTGGGGCGGGGCGTTGGAGTCACCACCCGCGCCGACGCGGGCTGTCCGCCGCTGGCCATCGCGCCCCACCGCCTCACCCAGGCCGTGTTCAACCTCGTGCAGAACGCCCGCGAGGCCGTGCACGCCCGCCACGGCGAGAGCAAGGACGGCCGCATCGACATTCACGTCCGCTCCCGCGACAAGGGTGCGATGGTCGAGGTCGCCGTCACCGACAATGGCGCCGGCATGACCGAGGAGGTCCGCCGCCGCTGCATGGAGCCCTTCTTCACCACCCGGACCCGCGCCGCCGGCCGCAGCGGCTCGGGAACCGGCATGGGCCTCTCGATCGTCGCCGGAATCGTCACCGCCGCGGGCGGGCGCGTGGAGATCGACTCGGCGCCCGGCCAAGGCTCCACGTTCCGCCTGCTCATCCCCGCCGCCGCGCCGATGGAAGGCTCTGACCCCGCGGCCGCCAGGCCGCTGGCTCAGGTCGAGCTCAAGGACCCTCGCCAGGCCGCGTACGTCTCCGCCCTGCTGACCACGGCGGGCTTCGATGTGCGGCGTGAACACCCCACCGACGCGTCCCCGTCTTCGCTGGTGGTGGTCGAGCCGGCAACCGCGTCGCCCCGCGAGGTGCACGCCCTGGCGCACAACGGCCGGCGCGCCCTGGTGCTCAACGTCCCCGCCGACGACCACAACTACGAGAGCGACCGCGTCCTCCTGCACCGTCGCGGCCAGCCGCTAACGGGGCTGCGGGAGGTGGTGGGGGGGTTGACATCCGCGCACGGCTCGGAGTGA
- a CDS encoding flagellar hook basal-body protein yields the protein MSYGLNISASGLMTSIYAQEVWANNLANMDTPGFKPDIPVPAVRQDVRREDGVGYLPSNTLLERLGGGTLMHRNRVDFSQGAIKSGGPLDLAIEGSGFFVVRDTEDRKGDMVRLTRDGRFTRAADGSLVTATGGMPVLDVNKRPVRLPPGSVQVGSDGTVTQGGRVVARIKVIDVPSLDLLQKADKSQFVADANALSSQRPARGIVKQHAYEDSAADEVQALMRMSSAARDVEWNAGMIQAHDRIMERAIGMGRLA from the coding sequence ATGTCGTACGGGCTGAACATCTCCGCCAGCGGGCTCATGACCTCGATCTACGCGCAGGAGGTGTGGGCCAACAACCTCGCGAACATGGACACGCCGGGGTTCAAGCCGGACATCCCGGTTCCGGCGGTGCGGCAGGACGTGCGGCGGGAGGATGGGGTGGGTTATCTCCCCAGCAACACCCTGCTCGAGCGGCTGGGCGGCGGGACGCTGATGCACCGCAACCGCGTCGACTTCTCGCAGGGGGCGATCAAGAGCGGCGGGCCGCTCGACCTCGCGATCGAGGGCTCGGGGTTCTTCGTGGTGCGTGATACCGAGGACCGCAAGGGCGACATGGTGCGGCTGACGCGCGACGGGCGGTTTACACGGGCGGCCGACGGCTCGCTGGTGACCGCGACGGGCGGGATGCCGGTGCTCGACGTCAACAAGCGGCCGGTGCGGCTGCCCCCGGGGTCGGTGCAGGTTGGCAGCGACGGCACGGTGACGCAGGGCGGGCGGGTGGTGGCGCGGATCAAGGTCATCGACGTGCCCAGCCTCGATCTGCTCCAGAAGGCGGACAAGAGCCAGTTCGTGGCCGACGCCAACGCGCTCTCGAGCCAGCGGCCGGCGCGGGGCATCGTGAAGCAGCACGCGTACGAGGACTCCGCGGCCGACGAGGTGCAGGCGCTGATGCGGATGTCCTCCGCCGCGCGGGATGTCGAATGGAACGCGGGCATGATCCAGGCTCACGACCGGATCATGGAGCGGGCGATCGGGATGGGGCGGCTGGCTTGA